Proteins from a single region of Antechinus flavipes isolate AdamAnt ecotype Samford, QLD, Australia chromosome 2, AdamAnt_v2, whole genome shotgun sequence:
- the LOC127552247 gene encoding zinc finger protein 260-like translates to MKDTTEKINLSGVKPHRPPSISPCDFTWREICVTQEKIKTGKKSYECNYCGKCFRQKGILIGHERIHTGEKPYDCNHCGKAFRSKGALTVHQKIHTGEKPYDCNHCGKAFIQKVALITHQRTHTGEKPYECNHCGKAFTSKSCLTIHQRVHSGEKPYNCHCGKSFKCKEGLTVHQRTHTGEKPYECNCGKSFRSKEGLTVHHRIHTGEKPYECNHCGKAFRSKSCLTIHQRIHSGEKPYDCNHCGKAFSIKRMLIMHQRIHTGEKPYKCNHCGKAFRYRGALTVHQRIHTGEKPYECNHCGKAFRSKSRLTVHQRIHSGEKPYDCNHCGKAFSIKKILIMHQRIHTGEKPYDCNHCGKAFRSKGALTLHQRIHSGEKPYDCNHCGKVFSVKKILVIHQRIHTGEKPYECNHCGKAFRYKGALPVHQRIHTGEKPYECNQCGKAFRSKRHLTVHQRIHSGERPYECNQCEKAFRYKGVLTVHQRIHTGEKPYECNHCGKAFRCKKDLTLHQRIHTGEKPYECNQCRKAFRRKSDLIVHQRTHSGEKPYDCIQCGKTCRYKGDLAVHQKIHSGMKSYDLVTFRDVAVDFTQEEWGLLDLPQKELYKEVMLENAQNLLSLGLSVPREDMISYFKQRQVPWMLDQEGLRSCSPKKEISIEMKDTTEEKSFSVVEPQRSPSISPCDSTWREICVTQEKSQTDNKPYECNHCGKGFQKRGTLTVHQKIHTGEKPFACNQCGKAFTQKGALIAHQRIHTGEKPYEYNQ, encoded by the exons ATGAAGGACACTACTGAGAAGATAAACCTTTCTGGGGTAAAACCTCACAGGCCACCATCCATAAGTCCCTGTGACTTCACTTGGAGAGAAATCTGTGTTACacaagagaaaattaaaactggcaagaaatcttatgaatgtaactactgtggaaagtgttttagaCAAAAGGGAATTCTTATTGGAcatgagagaatccacactggagaaaaaccttatgattgtaaccactgtggaaaggcttttaggaGCAAGGgagctcttactgtacatcagaaaatacacactggagagaaaccttatgattgtaaccactgtggaaaggccTTTATACAGAAGGTAGCACTTATTAcccatcagagaacccacactggagaaaaaccttatgaatgtaaccactgtggaaaggcttttacaagtAAGAGCTGTCTTACTATACATCAGAGAGTACACagtggagaaaaaccttataattGTCATTGTGGAAAGTCTTTTAAATGCAAGGAAggtcttactgtacatcagagaacgcacactggagagaaaccttatgaatgtaactgTGGAAAGTCTTTTAGATCCAAGGAAGGTCTTACTGTACATCATagaatccacactggggagaaaccttatgaatgtaaccactgtggaaaggcttttagaagcaagAGCTGTCTTACTATACATCAGAGAATACAcagtggagagaaaccttatgattgtaaccattgtggaaaggcttttagcaTCAAGAGGATGCTTATTatgcatcagagaattcacactggagagaaaccttataaatgtaaccactgtggaaaggcttttagataCAGGGgagctcttactgtacatcagagaatccacactggagagaaaccttatgaatgtaaccactgtggaaaggcttttagaagcaagagccgtcttactgtacatcagagaatacacagtggagagaaaccttatgattgtaaccactgtggaaaggcttttagcaTCAAGAAGATTCTTATTATGcaccagagaatccacactggagagaaaccttatgattgtaaccactgtggaaaggcttttagaagcaagGGAGCTCTTACTCTGCATCAGAGAATACAcagtggagagaaaccttatgattGCAACCACTGTGGAAAGGTTTTTAGCGTCAAGAAGATTCTTGttatacatcagagaattcacactggggagaaaccttatgaatgtaaccactgtggaaaggcttttagataCAAGGGAGCTCTtcctgtacatcagagaatccacactggagagaaaccttatgaatgtaaccagtgtggaaaggcctttagaaGCAAGAGAcatcttactgtacatcagagaatacACAGTGGAGAGagaccttatgaatgtaaccaatgtgaaAAGGCTTTTAGATACAAGGGAgttcttactgtacatcagagaatccacactggagagaaaccttatgaatgtaaccactgtggaaaggcttttagatgCAAGAAAGATCTTACTCTGCATCAGAGAatacacactggagagaaaccttatgaatgtaaccagtgtagAAAGGCTTTTAGAAGGAAGAGCgatcttattgtacatcagagaacccacTCTGGGGAGAAGCCTTATGATTGTatccaatgtggaaagacttgtaGATACAAGGGAGATCTTGCtgtacatcagaaaatccacTCTGGAATGAAATCTTAT GACTTGGTGACATTCAgggatgtggctgtggacttcaccCAGGAGGAGTGGGGCCTCTTGGATCTTCCCCAGAAAGAGTTGTACAAGGAAGTCATGCTGGAGAATGCCCAGAACCTGCTGTCCCTGG GGCTTTCAGTTCCCAGAGAAGACATGATCTCGTATTTTAAGCAAAGACAAGTACCCTGGATGCTGGACCAAGAAGGCCTGAGGAGCTGCTCTCCAA AGAAAGAGATCAGCATTGAAATGAAGGACACTACTGAGGAGAAAAGCTTTTCTGTTGTAGAACCTCAAAGGTCACCATCCATAAGTCCCTGTGACTCCACTTGGAGAGAAATCTGTGTTACGCAAGAGAAAAGTCAAACTGACAacaaaccttatgaatgtaaccattgTGGAAAGGGTTTTCAAAAAAGGGGAACCCTTACagtacatcagaaaatccacacgggagagaaaccttttgcatgtaaccagtgtggaaaggcttttacacaaaagggagctcttattgcacatcagagaattcacactggagagaaaccttatgagtaTAACCAGTAA